One genomic window of Niveibacterium sp. SC-1 includes the following:
- a CDS encoding DUF2269 domain-containing protein: MPAMQAFVTRQVIVADLVFTVPAIVLQPVTGVWLAKTAGWGMQLGWLRLALLLYLFAGAFWTPKFLLQIRMLKLARAASATGSALPSGFARLARVWAWLGYPSFAGALAILYLMVAKPDF, encoded by the coding sequence ATGCCTGCGATGCAGGCCTTCGTCACCAGACAGGTGATCGTGGCGGACCTGGTCTTCACCGTGCCGGCCATCGTGCTGCAACCGGTGACCGGCGTCTGGCTCGCGAAGACGGCGGGCTGGGGCATGCAGCTCGGCTGGTTGCGCCTGGCCTTGCTGCTCTACCTGTTTGCGGGCGCATTCTGGACGCCGAAATTCCTTCTGCAGATCCGCATGCTCAAGCTGGCGCGAGCTGCGAGTGCGACCGGGAGCGCTTTGCCATCCGGGTTCGCGCGTTTGGCGAGGGTCTGGGCCTGGCTCGGTTACCCGAGTTTCGCGGGCGCCTTGGCAATCCTCTATCTGATGGTGGCCAAGCCGGACTTCTGA
- a CDS encoding Cd(II)/Pb(II)-responsive transcriptional regulator, whose protein sequence is MKIGELSARSGVQVETIRYYEAQGLLQAAARASNNYRDYDEGHAARLAFIQRCRSLDLSQADIRGLITLQDEPSCGCERVDDVLDRHLAQVSARIAELQALREELERIRHACAAPGRVADCRALASLNFATAVGPDASLR, encoded by the coding sequence ATGAAAATCGGCGAACTGTCGGCCCGCAGCGGCGTGCAGGTCGAAACCATCCGCTACTACGAAGCGCAGGGCTTGCTGCAGGCCGCGGCGCGAGCGAGCAACAACTACCGCGACTACGACGAAGGCCACGCCGCCCGCCTGGCCTTCATCCAGCGCTGCCGTTCGCTGGACCTTTCGCAGGCCGACATCCGTGGCCTCATCACCCTGCAGGACGAACCCTCTTGCGGCTGCGAGCGGGTCGACGACGTGCTGGACCGCCACCTCGCCCAGGTGAGCGCGCGCATCGCCGAGTTGCAGGCCCTGCGCGAGGAGTTGGAGCGCATCCGCCACGCCTGCGCCGCGCCGGGGCGGGTGGCGGATTGCCGGGCACTGGCCTCGCTGAATTTCGCGACAGCCGTCGGTCCGGACGCGTCGCTGCGGTGA